A region from the Pelobates fuscus isolate aPelFus1 chromosome 1, aPelFus1.pri, whole genome shotgun sequence genome encodes:
- the LOC134583421 gene encoding uncharacterized protein LOC134583421, translating into MADSEESCDGCQRSACGDTIRLLCGHLLCAESSYEPDSMSLLCPVCVAYTSTTYEIQSDCEANLNDRDQAMDVSDKEEMDITQEESVQTNFCKTDCEKENLQTPRSNNVDVIDPKNVCKKIEEALIISKRAFQQLDEALQTVKNLEDRSKEAKDRAIEMVKQEFKKIALELSARKCKLIAEIKANREVYSGDLAKAVENIMEKKSSLEARVTIAKTVLKSPSESTYCNLDQLVALLKENFEKERLVSDSLKSCCNVRFCILIKNIAMFLNEPCHNPL; encoded by the exons GTGGGGATACAATCCGTTTGTTGTGTGGACATCTCTTATGTGCAGAAAGCTCCTATGAACCAGATTCCATGAGTCTGTTGTGCCCTGTTTGTGTG GCGTATACATCCACAACCTACGAAATACAAAGTGACTGTGAAGCCAACTTGAATGACAGAGACCAGGCCATGGATGTTTCTGATAA GGAAGAGATGGACATTACACAAGAAGAGTCTGTTCAAACAAACTTTTGCAAGACTGATTGTG AAAAAGAGAATTTACAGACGCCCAGATCAAATAACGTGGATGTTATCGATCCCAAG aaTGTTTGCAAAAAAATTGAAGAAGCTTTGATCATTTCAAAACGTGCTTTCCAGCAACTGGATGAAGCCCTACag aCTGTAAAGAATTTGGAAGATAGAAGTAAGGAGGCAAAAGACAGAGCAATTGAAATGGTTAAGCAGGAGTTTAAGAAAATAGCCCTTGAGCTTAGTGCCAG GAAATGTAAATTGATTGCTGAGATAAAAGCAAATAGAGAAGTTTATTCAGGTGATTTAGCAAAGGCTGTGGAAAACATCATGGAGAAGAAATCCTCTTTGGAAGCAAGAGTTACAATTGCAAAGACTGTATTAAAGTCGCCATCGGAGAGCACATATTGCAATCTGGATCAG CTTGTTGCACTTTTGAAAGAAAACTTTGAAAAAGAGCGCTTGGTGTCTGATTCTCTCAAGTCATGTTGTAATGTAAG ATTTTGCATACTAATCAAAAACATAGCCATGTTCCTCAATGAACCCTGTCACAACCCACTGTGA